A segment of the Hyperolius riggenbachi isolate aHypRig1 chromosome 8, aHypRig1.pri, whole genome shotgun sequence genome:
tcagcacacACCTGCCAGAGTGACATCACTCCCCTCTCCAGTCAGCACACACCTGCCATAGtgacatatcacacacacacacacctctccagtcaccacaCACCTGCCAGAGTGACATCACTCCCCTATCCAGTCAGCACAGACCTGCCAGGGTGACatcactcacctctccagtcagcaggtgGATGATCTCGAAGGCGTGCTTCACGATCCTGACTGTCATGAGCTTCTTGCCGTTGTTCCTGCCGTGCATCATGAGGGAGTTTGTCAGACGCTCCACGATGGGGCACTGGGCCTTACGGAAACGCTTGGCCGCATACCGGCCTCCGCTGTGTGGCAGGTACTTGGCATACTTCTCTTTCACGGCAATGTAATCCTGGATGAGAGAAAATGGTCTGTGAACCACATGTACAATATCCCAAGTACAAATCACataaaagtggacctgtcacagCTAGCAGGCATAGGGGGCTGACTTGCCAAGTCCTGTCAGTGTGGGCCAGAGACTGAGGAGAGCACCCGGGGTACCCAGCAGGGTTGTGCAGTCagtgcaaaaatcatccgactactCAGTTCATAAAACTACGGACTCCAattacccaaaattactctgactccgactgactccaactccacagccctggtacccaGGTCGGAAAATGGTTTATTGCCAAGGTTTTATCAGCCCCTTCTGCTGCCTGCACTTACAGATCATAGTAAATTAGGGAGACACTTCCAATTTTGCTTGACCAATcaatggccaattttacctctgccatgtagtacgagagctcACCTTACACGATCTGTTCATAACATTCACAGTCTGTCAGCCCTCAAACTACACAGATGTGGTAAAATTAGTCggcgattgaccaatcaaaatgaacCATATATTCTAGCGTATAAGACACCCCCCAATTTTTCTAGTTAAAATATAGAATTTGGGATATAATCGCCGTATAAGTCTACTCATCTtctaacgcacaccaaataaaataaaaaacatcatatacaagTGCTATGTAtgccagtatataggcgattgacttgttAGATTGGTCAACTGTCCCTAAGTGGATTAGtcggctctccttgtctacctgtttatcagagcagtatggaagactaGGTCgggttgtgcccataaaacacgcctctttcacccttctgaccCGTCCTTGTATCCCATTTActtccctctctgcctctcagatctcgcacatgtgcgcctgcgccgcttccctacagtcctcagcagcgagatctgagaggcggtaatatgatagggtgtatcacccggcatcaatgacacccggcatataagacgaccccagacttttcagatgattttcaagggttaaaaagtagtcttatacgccagaatatactgtagatGAGTGTATGCACCTTCCCACATACGTTGCTCTCTTAACCACTCCATGAGGCCTGATACACCACATGGCGGTTACCGGTAAGTTGCCGGGAAGGCAGTGCACTgtaattttaccagtactaaTTGCCAAGAGAACACAGCCCATTAACACACCGGTGTATAGAGCCTCAGGCCACATGTCCGTCATTTCTTTGCTCTATTCGTCAAAACAAAAGTTGCTTTATGCAATACCTTTCATAACTAACGAGTTTTCCTGCAGACCTTTCTAATCAACTTTCTTCAGGCAGGATATAGAGCTAGATTGAAGCACACACATCTGTCGGGGCCCGTGCACAACGTCGCACTGCTGCGCAGATTTCAGTGTGTAACAGAGACATTACTGCGTGGGCAGCACTGTCTGATGCGCTGTACAACACAGAATTCTAACAACGCATTCCTGTGCGCAACATAAGAACTGTCCCATTCAATGCAGCTGAAAGCGGTTCATTCTGCAACAGAAAGCGATGCaggtgatgcaagttttacagctcTATTGCAATGCAAAAATTAGCCCAGGCTCTTAATGAGACAAAACTGTAACCCAGGGAATCGTGCGTGGGaggagttggctgatggtgtaatggttataggctctgcctctgacacagcagaccagggttcgaatctcggctctgcctgttcagtaagccagcactaattcagtaggagacctttggcaagtctcccttacactgctactgccaatagagcgcaccctagtggctgctgctctgctctggcgctttgagtccgcaaggagaaaagcgcaatataaatgttatttgtcttgtcttggtgaATTTTGCCACTACCAGCCACTCACATTCCTAGTTTCATTAGCAAATAGTACCTTCCACACCACTgctaaaagtaaaataaatacagcagagtccccagtatccggcaccagcggggatcacctggtgctggatacatgtgcttgctggttgcacaacaaccccccccctccccccaaaaaagttaCTAAACAAGCCTTCTGCGATGTCTAGCAGCCTTTCTGATTCACCTAGTGGGCTGCTAGCGCTTTCCAGCTTCCCCGTACATGACAGCCGGGTCACATGATACACTGACTTGCGTGCACGGAAGCCACTGGGTCATTCGGAAAGTATGCTAGACTTCGCTGGAGGTTTGGTAAGTATTTTAAACGCCCCAAAACCAGCTaaaagcaaagtccccgttatcactcaggcatgccggttagtcaaGTCTTTCGGTTGCCCGAGTTTCAGATAATGGGAACTGTTGTATTTCAAGGGAACAAAAAAAAGCCACCcttcagtgttagggagtcttgccttgaactccttactgaataggtactgaccctagccagggagTAGCAAGAACCCTGGTCTccaatgtcaaaggcggtgcctttaaccagtacactatccagccactgtccaCTTTAGGCCCCTCTCAGACAGGAAGCTGAACTGTGCGCTTTCCAAGCCGTTCAGTCTACAGtcagtgcaatttaaatgcagctgaattgcagCAGTAGTAGTAACACCACGCGTGTCAACCGCTAACAAGAGCCTGGCCAGGGTAGGAgatcagctgacaggtggtgacttccAATACTGCTCCCTAAAACGTAGAACAAATACTGTTTCAGAGATAGTTGGTGACAACTTCCAGCACATATAAATTGGTACCTGCAGGGAGATGTCATTGATCTGGACATCATCGGTACTCCACTTCCCGAACAGCTTAATTTCTGGGGTCTCGGCCCCAACAGGAACAGATTCCCAGTCTGCCATCCtacaaataaaacaaaatctGAATTAGGAGGATTCCATGTATGGTCATGGGATTGAACAACGAACAGaaaaaaaagtcacatttttTTCATAAACCTATTAAGGATCGCAAATTAACCTCAAGCTATAATCCCCAGGTTGCTAGTGCCCCCCCGACAAAATCATTGACCCATCATGTTGGACCTCCAATATGCTACCACTATTGATCATGTATTGCTGTCTCCCTTGGCTGGATCTCTCATTCAccatcctt
Coding sequences within it:
- the RPS5 gene encoding small ribosomal subunit protein uS7, coding for MADWESVPVGAETPEIKLFGKWSTDDVQINDISLQDYIAVKEKYAKYLPHSGGRYAAKRFRKAQCPIVERLTNSLMMHGRNNGKKLMTVRIVKHAFEIIHLLTGENPLQVLVNAIINSGPREDSTRIGRAGTVRRQAVDVSPLRRVNQAIWLLCTGAREAAFRNIKTIAECVADELINAAKGSSNSYAIKKKDELERVAKSNR